Proteins encoded in a region of the Novipirellula caenicola genome:
- a CDS encoding redoxin family protein, with product MMIPRVCDVAACLMFFAAIAANVHADDDGRSQPLAEGAKAINFELPVVGSKDFIELQQEYKKGPVVVIVLRGYPGYQCPLCSKQVNSLANRAKALAQEASRVILVYPGEATLLQRHAEEFMGSRTLPAPLVMVRDDAMEMVTQWGLRWDSPRETAYPATYVIDANGRVAWAKVSNSHAGRTTVEEIMKELRKL from the coding sequence ATGATGATTCCACGAGTTTGCGATGTTGCAGCGTGCTTGATGTTTTTCGCGGCGATTGCTGCAAACGTCCATGCTGATGACGACGGGCGTTCGCAACCGCTTGCCGAGGGAGCCAAGGCGATCAATTTTGAATTGCCGGTCGTGGGCAGCAAAGACTTCATCGAATTGCAGCAAGAATACAAAAAGGGACCGGTCGTCGTCATCGTGCTGCGAGGCTATCCCGGATACCAATGTCCGCTGTGCAGCAAGCAGGTCAACAGTTTGGCAAACCGAGCCAAGGCACTCGCTCAAGAGGCATCGCGAGTGATTCTGGTCTATCCAGGCGAAGCGACCTTGCTGCAGCGTCATGCCGAAGAATTCATGGGATCACGTACTTTGCCCGCACCGCTGGTGATGGTCCGCGACGATGCGATGGAGATGGTCACCCAGTGGGGCCTCCGCTGGGATTCGCCTCGCGAAACCGCGTACCCTGCGACCTACGTGATCGATGCAAATGGTCGTGTCGCTTGGGCCAAAGTCAGTAACTCGCACGCCGGGCGAACCACGGTCGAAGAAATCATGAAAGAGCTGCGAAAACTATAG
- a CDS encoding sugar phosphate nucleotidyltransferase, with protein MQVHKAVITAAAPKQNTLPLQQLVDRNGETKTALQLIVEETLTAGIEDICVVIQPGDQEAYEQAAGTHLASIQFVEQPEPCGYADAIFQAKSFVGDEPFLHLVGDHLYLSASDIPCAKQLIKIAKEFECSVSAVQSTRENKLPYFGIVSGPHVPRRDDLYEIETVVEKPTPTYAEQELVTPGLRAGHYLGFFGMHVLTAEVMTSIEQLLADHASEKPSLSDALAMLTSRQRYLAYRLQGSRYNLGVTYGLLIAQLAIGLSGRDRDRILTEMVELLATRAEGMAAQ; from the coding sequence ATGCAGGTTCACAAGGCTGTTATCACCGCAGCGGCTCCGAAACAGAACACATTGCCGCTGCAACAATTAGTCGACCGCAATGGCGAGACCAAGACGGCGCTGCAATTGATCGTCGAAGAAACGCTCACCGCCGGCATCGAAGACATCTGTGTCGTCATCCAACCTGGGGACCAAGAGGCGTACGAACAAGCCGCTGGGACTCATTTGGCCAGCATCCAGTTTGTCGAACAGCCGGAACCATGTGGCTATGCCGACGCGATCTTTCAAGCCAAATCCTTTGTCGGCGACGAGCCGTTTTTGCATCTCGTGGGTGACCACTTGTACCTCAGCGCATCGGACATCCCGTGTGCAAAGCAGTTGATCAAGATTGCCAAAGAGTTTGAGTGCTCGGTGTCCGCCGTCCAGTCGACTCGCGAAAACAAGCTACCCTACTTTGGCATCGTCAGCGGGCCGCATGTGCCTCGCCGCGATGATTTGTACGAGATCGAAACGGTGGTCGAAAAGCCGACACCAACTTATGCCGAACAAGAACTGGTCACGCCGGGGCTGAGGGCGGGCCATTACCTCGGCTTCTTCGGCATGCACGTGTTGACCGCTGAGGTGATGACGTCGATTGAGCAATTGCTTGCCGATCATGCTTCCGAAAAGCCTTCGCTTTCGGATGCCTTGGCGATGTTGACGTCACGGCAACGCTACCTCGCGTATCGACTGCAAGGTTCACGTTACAACTTGGGTGTTACCTATGGATTGTTGATTGCTCAATTGGCGATCGGATTGTCAGGGCGTGACCGTGATCGGATCTTGACCGAGATGGTCGAATTGCTCGCCACGCGTGCGGAAGGGATGGCGGCTCAATGA
- a CDS encoding UTP--glucose-1-phosphate uridylyltransferase — translation MIRTATNPLIEIIVSDDDRVRDQSLESVCRDQSLGQLLEHVETLDAFRRDEENLYRRVRALFFLSAIYRYHLPSRLSVEQSGRIPYEGYEHLLARRFMEAIDCFLAFQQQFGPSDALASALSQAYHQLGFQTLADQVRRSVRTVRGNQWMFRVGHPADHPLRIRSELVELDPATGTSPLMKETTAVRMDFSHSAWSDIFFLGMDFPEGARVLNVSVDLGVRGRDSQTKPPIETYLRIIDEPVIRLTSVDLGATTTLTSIAETFDFARDYLGLLKAALIAAGIVPPGLEGCRESMEDLLKVMLGPGRGLELVSKINDIPKGSRLAVSTNLLGSLISLLMRATGQVHSLTGPLSEADRRLVAARAILGEWLGGSGGGWQDSGGVWPGIKLICGTAAQENDPEFGISRGRLMPVHHVLGSDEISEATRDKIQNSLVLVHGGMAQNVGPILEMVTEHYLLRSEKEWQGRNEAIKILDEVVESLKTGNIKQVGDVTTRNFEGPLQTIIPWATNRFTDSLIEQCRERYGDQFWGFWMLGGMAGGGMGFIFDPKIKPEAQAWLGDAMVKTKRDLETSLPFAMDPVVYDFKINDNGTSSELLCGNDAMLPDRYYALVLPALLRTPLRDLSLRTRSELERISKRCHDVETGSATAGMLLESILPSAAVEHSSESSLGSLLNQIGFDRFQHEQIRADLISGRIGLSQNRLPANTMIQDVKPEHVIDLREGIAQKYVDLGSAAIKSGKVAVVTLAAGVGSRWTEGAGVCKALHPFCRFAGRHRSFMEVHLAKNRAIAEQLDASIPHVFTTSHLTDQPIREYLDRNDAFGFGDNLMVSTGRSVGLRMIPMVRDLRFLWEETAQQILDEQQQKVRESLRTALIGWAKSAGEASDYTDNVPSQCIHPVGHWFEIPNMLRSGVLQQMLQRQPELDYLLLHNIDTLGANVDPAFLGRHIAAETTLSFEVISRRLEDRGGGLALVNGRPRLVEGLAMPNEQIEFDLTFYNSMTTWISIDGLLKSFGLTRADLSNPQRVDQAIRSMAQRMPTYVTLKDVKKRWGNAQEDVFPVAQFEKLWGDMTAIADISSCFFIAPLRRGQQLKAQAQLDPWKRDGSADYIDSLCRW, via the coding sequence ATGATTCGTACCGCCACCAACCCGTTGATCGAGATCATCGTTTCGGACGACGATCGGGTGCGTGATCAATCACTCGAATCGGTTTGTCGCGATCAATCGCTAGGTCAATTACTAGAGCACGTCGAAACGCTGGATGCATTTCGTCGCGACGAAGAAAATCTGTATCGCCGCGTGCGGGCGTTATTCTTTTTGTCGGCGATCTACCGGTATCACCTGCCGTCGCGTTTGTCGGTCGAGCAATCGGGGCGGATTCCGTACGAGGGATACGAGCACCTTCTGGCTCGCCGGTTTATGGAAGCAATTGATTGTTTCTTGGCGTTTCAGCAGCAATTCGGCCCGAGTGACGCGCTGGCCAGTGCGTTGTCGCAAGCCTATCACCAGCTCGGGTTTCAAACGCTTGCCGATCAAGTACGCCGTAGCGTTCGCACGGTGCGAGGTAACCAGTGGATGTTTCGCGTCGGCCATCCCGCCGATCACCCATTGCGAATCCGCAGCGAGCTCGTCGAGCTGGATCCCGCGACGGGGACCTCGCCGCTGATGAAAGAAACCACGGCGGTGCGAATGGATTTTTCGCATAGTGCATGGAGCGACATCTTCTTTCTTGGGATGGACTTTCCCGAGGGAGCTCGCGTGCTGAACGTCTCGGTCGACCTCGGAGTGCGTGGGCGAGATTCGCAAACCAAGCCGCCGATCGAGACGTATCTGCGAATCATCGACGAACCGGTGATTCGGTTGACCAGTGTCGATCTCGGCGCGACGACCACGCTGACTTCGATTGCTGAGACCTTCGATTTTGCACGCGACTATTTGGGGCTGCTCAAAGCGGCGTTGATCGCTGCCGGCATCGTCCCGCCAGGGTTAGAGGGTTGCCGTGAATCGATGGAAGACCTGCTGAAGGTCATGCTCGGTCCAGGACGTGGCTTGGAATTGGTCAGCAAGATCAACGATATCCCCAAAGGATCTCGCTTGGCGGTTTCCACCAACCTGCTCGGTTCGTTGATCTCGCTATTGATGCGAGCGACCGGGCAAGTGCACTCGTTGACCGGTCCGCTTAGCGAAGCCGATCGCCGGCTGGTCGCCGCCCGCGCGATTCTGGGCGAATGGCTTGGCGGCAGCGGGGGTGGATGGCAAGATTCCGGCGGCGTTTGGCCCGGCATCAAGCTGATTTGCGGAACCGCTGCGCAAGAGAATGACCCCGAGTTTGGCATCAGCCGCGGACGGTTAATGCCGGTTCACCACGTGTTGGGCAGCGACGAAATATCCGAGGCAACCCGCGACAAGATCCAAAATTCCTTGGTGCTGGTGCACGGCGGGATGGCTCAAAATGTGGGCCCGATTTTGGAAATGGTGACCGAACACTACCTGCTGCGTAGTGAAAAGGAATGGCAGGGCCGAAACGAAGCGATCAAGATTCTTGATGAAGTGGTCGAGTCACTAAAAACAGGTAATATCAAGCAAGTCGGCGATGTCACCACCCGCAATTTCGAAGGGCCCCTGCAGACGATCATTCCGTGGGCAACTAACCGCTTTACCGATTCATTGATCGAGCAGTGCCGCGAGCGATACGGTGACCAGTTCTGGGGATTTTGGATGCTCGGCGGGATGGCGGGCGGCGGCATGGGATTCATTTTTGATCCTAAGATCAAACCCGAAGCCCAGGCATGGCTCGGCGATGCAATGGTCAAAACGAAACGCGACTTGGAAACGTCGCTTCCGTTTGCGATGGATCCGGTGGTCTACGATTTCAAGATCAATGACAACGGCACCAGTTCCGAGTTGCTGTGCGGCAACGACGCGATGCTGCCCGACCGGTATTATGCACTCGTGTTGCCAGCGCTGTTGCGAACACCGCTACGCGATTTGTCGCTGCGAACGCGATCGGAACTCGAGCGGATCAGCAAACGCTGTCACGATGTCGAAACCGGCAGCGCGACTGCGGGAATGTTGTTAGAGAGTATCCTGCCCTCGGCTGCGGTCGAACACTCTAGCGAATCGTCGCTGGGGTCGCTGTTGAATCAAATTGGTTTTGACCGGTTCCAACACGAGCAAATTCGCGCCGATCTGATCAGCGGACGAATCGGGTTGTCACAAAACCGGTTGCCTGCCAACACGATGATCCAAGATGTCAAACCCGAGCATGTCATTGACCTGCGTGAAGGGATTGCTCAGAAGTATGTCGATCTTGGATCGGCAGCAATCAAGTCCGGGAAGGTGGCGGTGGTGACGCTGGCCGCGGGCGTCGGAAGCCGCTGGACCGAGGGGGCTGGGGTCTGCAAGGCGCTTCATCCGTTTTGTCGTTTTGCCGGCCGCCATCGCAGTTTCATGGAGGTGCATCTGGCAAAAAATCGTGCCATCGCCGAACAACTGGATGCCTCGATTCCGCATGTCTTCACTACCAGCCATTTGACCGACCAACCGATTCGCGAATACCTCGATCGCAATGATGCCTTTGGTTTCGGCGACAATTTGATGGTGTCTACCGGGCGAAGTGTTGGGCTGCGGATGATCCCGATGGTGCGTGATTTGCGTTTTTTGTGGGAGGAAACGGCCCAGCAAATCTTGGACGAGCAACAGCAAAAGGTTCGCGAAAGTTTGCGAACGGCGCTGATCGGATGGGCAAAATCGGCAGGCGAGGCCAGTGATTACACCGACAATGTTCCCAGCCAGTGTATTCATCCGGTGGGCCATTGGTTCGAAATCCCCAACATGCTCCGCAGCGGTGTACTGCAGCAGATGTTGCAGCGACAGCCCGAACTGGATTACCTGCTGCTACACAACATCGACACCCTTGGGGCGAACGTCGATCCAGCGTTCTTGGGGCGGCACATCGCTGCGGAAACCACGCTTAGCTTTGAAGTCATCAGCCGCCGATTGGAAGATCGCGGCGGCGGATTGGCGCTTGTCAACGGGCGGCCGCGATTGGTCGAAGGCCTCGCGATGCCCAACGAACAAATCGAGTTCGATTTGACCTTCTACAATTCGATGACGACTTGGATTTCGATCGATGGATTGCTGAAGTCGTTTGGATTGACGCGAGCGGATTTAAGCAACCCTCAGCGTGTGGACCAAGCGATCCGCAGCATGGCGCAGCGGATGCCAACGTACGTCACGCTCAAGGATGTCAAGAAACGCTGGGGCAATGCCCAAGAGGACGTGTTCCCCGTCGCACAGTTTGAAAAACTGTGGGGC
- the mnmA gene encoding tRNA 2-thiouridine(34) synthase MnmA has protein sequence MARVVLAMSGGVDSSVAAHLLLEAGHECIGVFMRHGEESSRVCSTPSATESGGGDQPGGTLPVLGGLHQGRADHKQGCCTASDAADARRVASKMGIPFYALDLQEDFRRIVDYFVDDYLNGRTPNPCVKCNNWIKFGRLFDYADGVDADFVATGHYARMIKNGDQSELHRGLDSNKDQSYALFGIGAERLNRMLLPVGGFEKPRIREMAMELGLGVAGKRDSQEICFVTQGHHSDFVKARRPEMVGATAGEIVTTDGKVVGTHPGYEAFTIGQRKGLGVAMGTPHFVVRIETETNRVVIGRQEALARDGLTANEANWLVDSATLPDRVGVQIRYNGSPLPARVVVDPQTSERFTVEFEEPQLAIAPGQAAVVFDGTRVLGGGWIQ, from the coding sequence ATGGCACGGGTGGTTCTAGCGATGAGTGGCGGCGTCGATTCCAGCGTTGCTGCGCACTTGTTGCTCGAGGCGGGCCACGAGTGTATTGGCGTTTTTATGCGACACGGCGAAGAATCGAGTCGTGTGTGCAGTACCCCATCGGCGACCGAATCGGGGGGCGGTGACCAACCGGGCGGGACGCTACCAGTGCTCGGCGGACTTCACCAAGGTCGTGCCGATCACAAACAAGGCTGCTGTACCGCATCGGATGCCGCCGACGCTCGCCGGGTCGCCTCGAAAATGGGGATTCCTTTCTACGCACTGGATCTGCAAGAAGATTTTCGCCGCATCGTGGACTACTTCGTCGACGATTACCTCAACGGCCGCACCCCAAATCCGTGTGTGAAGTGCAACAATTGGATCAAATTTGGCCGTTTATTCGACTACGCCGACGGGGTTGATGCCGATTTTGTGGCGACGGGACATTACGCCCGGATGATCAAAAACGGCGACCAATCCGAACTGCATCGGGGACTCGATTCCAACAAAGATCAATCGTACGCGCTGTTTGGGATCGGGGCCGAGCGGCTCAACCGGATGTTGTTGCCCGTCGGTGGCTTTGAAAAGCCACGAATTCGTGAAATGGCAATGGAATTAGGGTTGGGCGTCGCCGGCAAACGCGACAGCCAAGAGATTTGCTTTGTCACGCAAGGTCATCACAGCGATTTTGTCAAAGCGAGACGCCCTGAAATGGTGGGGGCGACCGCAGGTGAAATTGTGACCACGGATGGCAAAGTCGTGGGGACGCACCCCGGTTATGAAGCGTTCACGATCGGCCAACGAAAAGGACTTGGCGTTGCCATGGGGACGCCTCATTTCGTCGTGCGAATCGAAACCGAGACCAATCGAGTGGTGATTGGGCGGCAAGAAGCTCTCGCTCGCGATGGTTTGACAGCAAATGAGGCGAATTGGCTGGTCGATTCTGCGACGCTGCCTGATCGGGTGGGCGTGCAGATTCGCTACAACGGATCACCGCTGCCGGCTCGGGTGGTCGTCGATCCTCAAACCTCCGAGCGGTTTACGGTCGAATTTGAAGAGCCTCAGCTAGCAATTGCGCCCGGTCAAGCCGCAGTCGTCTTTGACGGCACTCGAGTGCTTGGCGGGGGCTGGATTCAGTAA
- a CDS encoding rhomboid family intramembrane serine protease — protein sequence MGLYDRDYGRSDERTPWDRVQNPRSVTIILIVINVAVFFVDMIFQQGGVSQLVPWLAAQASTVKQPWMWWQFLTYGFAHDPNNINHILFNMIGLFFFGRIVERRIGQQEFLKFYLAAILLGGIIASLSFWFRGGGLVIGASGAVVATTILFAFYYPHQEVLLMFVIPVKAWILAVAFVAMDFAGALGLMGNSHTAFEVHLTGAAFAAAYFYQRWNFRWLDLEVLSDLPHYFRQRSRRMKLKIHDPDRKLNQEAAEADRILAKIHASGEASLTRSERKTLERYSRRQREKRDQS from the coding sequence ATGGGTCTATATGACCGCGACTACGGACGCTCGGATGAACGCACCCCGTGGGACCGAGTCCAGAATCCGCGAAGCGTGACGATCATTTTGATCGTCATCAATGTCGCTGTGTTCTTTGTCGACATGATTTTCCAACAGGGTGGCGTCAGTCAGCTGGTTCCATGGCTGGCGGCTCAAGCCAGCACGGTGAAGCAGCCGTGGATGTGGTGGCAATTTCTGACTTACGGCTTTGCGCACGATCCGAACAATATCAATCATATTTTGTTCAATATGATCGGGTTGTTTTTCTTTGGCCGCATCGTCGAACGGCGGATTGGTCAACAAGAGTTCCTTAAGTTTTACCTAGCGGCGATCTTGTTGGGCGGCATCATTGCCTCGCTCTCGTTTTGGTTCCGAGGCGGTGGGCTGGTGATCGGGGCCAGTGGCGCGGTGGTGGCAACGACGATTCTGTTTGCCTTCTACTATCCGCATCAAGAAGTGTTGTTGATGTTCGTGATCCCGGTAAAAGCTTGGATCTTGGCCGTCGCGTTTGTGGCGATGGATTTTGCCGGCGCCTTGGGGTTGATGGGGAATTCCCATACCGCATTTGAAGTCCATCTGACCGGGGCCGCGTTTGCCGCGGCCTATTTCTACCAACGCTGGAATTTCCGCTGGCTCGATTTAGAGGTGCTTTCCGATTTACCGCACTATTTCCGCCAGCGATCACGTCGCATGAAGCTGAAGATTCACGATCCTGATCGCAAACTAAACCAAGAAGCGGCCGAAGCGGACCGAATTTTGGCAAAAATTCACGCCAGTGGCGAAGCGAGCTTAACGCGATCCGAACGCAAAACGTTAGAACGATACAGTCGACGACAACGTGAAAAACGTGATCAGAGCTAG
- the prfB gene encoding peptide chain release factor 2 (programmed frameshift) has product MDAEFVQRSKKIRERLVQLGDSLDYAAKREEVESIEARMGQPDFWDDNEAAQAVVAQLKGLKAIVGPMGKLSTAVEDLDALFEMAEEDESIAEEVAAEIERLEKILDDLELKALLNGPNDSAGAIITINARDGGTDANDWADMLLRMYSAWAVSQDYSIQLLDRQENEEAGINHASIAVRGPMAYGYLKGEEGVHRLVRISPFNSEGKRQTSFAAVSVTPEIDDSIDIDIEEKDVRVDTYRAGGAGGQHVNKTDSAIRLTHIPTNTVVQCQNERSQHQNKATAWKMLRAKMARIEEDRRDAEDASKYATQARTGFGSQIRNYFLHPDQRVKDARTGHYVGSFNSVMNGSELQGFLDAFLRLKAGKQEKV; this is encoded by the exons GTGGATGCCGAATTCGTTCAACGCAGCAAGAAGATCCGCGAGCGTCTGGTCCAACTCGGAGACTCTCTT GACTACGCTGCCAAGCGTGAAGAAGTAGAGTCAATCGAAGCTCGTATGGGCCAACCCGACTTCTGGGACGACAACGAGGCGGCCCAAGCGGTGGTTGCACAGTTGAAGGGACTGAAAGCTATTGTCGGTCCTATGGGGAAATTGTCTACCGCGGTCGAGGATCTTGATGCACTATTCGAGATGGCCGAAGAGGACGAATCGATCGCCGAAGAGGTGGCGGCGGAAATTGAGCGGCTTGAGAAGATTTTGGACGATTTGGAGCTCAAAGCACTGCTGAACGGCCCCAACGATTCGGCCGGGGCGATCATCACGATCAATGCCCGCGACGGCGGCACCGACGCCAACGACTGGGCCGACATGCTGCTGCGGATGTATTCCGCTTGGGCCGTCAGCCAAGATTACTCGATCCAACTGCTCGACCGCCAAGAAAACGAAGAAGCCGGGATCAACCACGCCTCGATCGCAGTGCGTGGCCCGATGGCGTACGGTTACCTCAAAGGCGAAGAAGGGGTCCACCGCTTGGTGCGAATCAGCCCGTTCAACAGCGAAGGCAAACGTCAAACCAGTTTCGCTGCCGTCAGCGTGACGCCGGAAATCGATGATTCGATCGACATTGACATCGAGGAAAAAGACGTGCGAGTCGACACCTATCGCGCCGGTGGTGCGGGAGGCCAACACGTCAATAAGACCGACAGTGCGATTCGGTTGACGCATATTCCGACCAACACCGTCGTGCAGTGCCAGAACGAACGCAGCCAACATCAGAACAAGGCAACCGCTTGGAAGATGCTGCGAGCGAAGATGGCTCGGATCGAAGAGGATCGTCGCGATGCCGAAGATGCCAGCAAGTATGCGACACAGGCACGCACCGGTTTTGGCAGCCAGATTCGCAACTACTTTCTGCACCCCGATCAACGCGTCAAAGATGCGCGAACGGGACATTACGTAGGCAGCTTTAACTCCGTGATGAACGGCAGCGAACTGCAAGGGTTTCTCGACGCGTTCCTTCGTTTGAAAGCCGGCAAGCAAGAGAAGGTTTAA
- a CDS encoding histidine triad nucleotide-binding protein: MPSIFTKIIDREIPADIVFEDDTCLAFRDISPKAPTHILIIPKREIMSLDDLNDEDEQTVGRCVMVAAKIAASEGLTNGYRLVVNCGNDGGQEVPHLHFHLLGGRKMTWPPG, translated from the coding sequence ATGCCATCGATTTTTACCAAGATCATTGATCGCGAAATTCCCGCCGACATCGTTTTCGAAGACGACACCTGTTTGGCGTTCCGCGATATTTCCCCGAAAGCGCCAACGCACATTCTGATCATCCCCAAACGCGAGATCATGTCGCTGGATGATCTGAACGACGAGGATGAGCAAACCGTTGGCCGTTGTGTGATGGTGGCAGCGAAAATTGCCGCGTCCGAAGGGTTAACCAATGGCTATCGCTTGGTGGTCAATTGCGGCAACGATGGTGGCCAAGAAGTTCCACACTTGCACTTTCACCTGCTCGGCGGCCGCAAGATGACATGGCCGCCCGGTTAG
- the cbiE gene encoding precorrin-6y C5,15-methyltransferase (decarboxylating) subunit CbiE, producing the protein MTARIHIVGIGDDGLDGLTGQARNLIDQATVLVGPTQLLEKVPASDAKRIVVGSNLEQLQQSIRDLGDQPAVVLAGGDPLFYGIARYLTETFGKDRFDVVPHVSSMQLAFARVKESWDDAYLTNLATQSLDRVVDNIRTAERVGIFTTEDISPSVVAEALLDRRIDYFTAYVCEDLGTPDETVTQGDLTSIRGQSFGVMNVMVLVRKSGAADRPSGSANRRLFGNPDDLFLQSRPKRGLLTPAEVRCIALSELDLTPQSTVWDVGAGCGSLAIEAASIATQGKVYAIEMDAEDYGLMIENAKMFDVPSLIPVHGQAPEAWKDLPDPDAIFVGGTGRVVPDLVSAAVPRLAQGGRIVVNVSSPDNLVSVQNVLSTAGLVHDVRMINISRGQYQMERVRFESLNPTFLVLGRKSK; encoded by the coding sequence TTGACTGCTCGCATTCATATTGTTGGGATTGGCGACGATGGGCTTGATGGGTTGACCGGTCAAGCAAGAAACTTGATCGACCAAGCGACCGTGTTAGTGGGCCCGACCCAGCTACTCGAAAAAGTTCCGGCATCCGATGCCAAACGCATTGTTGTCGGCAGCAACCTCGAACAGTTGCAGCAATCGATTCGTGATCTCGGCGATCAGCCTGCAGTGGTGTTGGCGGGTGGCGATCCATTGTTTTACGGCATCGCCCGTTACCTGACCGAAACGTTCGGCAAAGATCGTTTTGATGTCGTGCCACACGTCAGCAGCATGCAGTTGGCATTTGCGCGGGTGAAAGAAAGTTGGGACGACGCCTACCTGACCAACCTCGCGACTCAATCACTTGATCGAGTGGTGGACAACATTCGTACCGCCGAACGCGTGGGGATATTTACGACCGAGGATATCTCGCCTTCCGTGGTTGCCGAAGCACTGCTGGATCGCCGCATCGATTACTTTACCGCCTACGTTTGCGAGGACCTTGGCACGCCCGATGAAACCGTGACACAAGGGGATTTGACTTCGATTCGCGGTCAATCCTTTGGCGTCATGAACGTCATGGTTCTGGTGCGAAAATCGGGAGCCGCCGATCGACCCAGCGGCAGTGCGAACCGACGCTTGTTCGGTAACCCCGACGATTTGTTTCTGCAGTCACGGCCCAAGCGAGGTTTGTTGACGCCTGCCGAGGTCCGCTGTATCGCGTTGTCGGAACTGGATCTGACGCCGCAGAGCACGGTGTGGGATGTCGGCGCGGGGTGTGGGTCGTTGGCGATCGAAGCTGCCTCGATTGCGACGCAAGGCAAAGTGTATGCGATCGAGATGGACGCCGAGGATTACGGGTTGATGATCGAGAACGCAAAGATGTTCGATGTTCCCTCGTTGATCCCGGTCCATGGCCAAGCCCCTGAGGCTTGGAAAGACCTGCCCGATCCCGACGCCATTTTCGTGGGCGGCACGGGACGTGTGGTGCCCGATTTGGTTTCGGCCGCGGTGCCACGATTGGCTCAAGGCGGCCGCATCGTCGTCAACGTCTCCAGCCCCGATAACCTGGTTTCGGTCCAGAATGTATTGTCCACCGCCGGTTTGGTTCACGACGTGCGGATGATCAATATTTCGCGAGGCCAGTACCAGATGGAGCGAGTTCGTTTCGAGTCGCTCAATCCAACCTTCTTGGTTTTGGGCCGGAAATCTAAATAA